Proteins from a single region of Chitinivibrionia bacterium:
- a CDS encoding FAD:protein FMN transferase, producing the protein MKLFVFIIAFFVLSCSQVPQKNVWFNMDTIIEITLFANPNAKISTAEMFDKIQNFLQNWDERFSPSAENSEILKINNRETDTVNISDDLYEMLKISILYSQKTDGLFDITVKPLKDFWNIAGDGDFLPDPEDPLIADTLAKILQRVDYRNISLLDNPKRAVLANTKTQIDLGAIAKGFAIGRLADILKNYGFSNFIINIGGDIFVSGNKERGKPIVVGVRHPRQRSDLLKIFSVGGENRQSAAIFTSGDYERYRVAPSGARVHHIFDPQTGFPATANVSLTIIGDCPVIADILSTAFFSLSADEIRKRIKDFDGYGFILVDKNGEVEE; encoded by the coding sequence ATGAAGCTTTTTGTTTTTATTATCGCGTTTTTTGTTTTATCTTGTTCGCAAGTTCCGCAAAAAAACGTTTGGTTTAATATGGACACGATAATAGAAATCACGCTTTTTGCAAATCCGAACGCCAAAATTTCCACCGCCGAGATGTTTGACAAAATTCAGAATTTTCTGCAAAATTGGGATGAACGATTTTCCCCGTCCGCAGAAAACAGCGAAATTCTCAAAATAAATAACCGAGAAACCGATACGGTAAATATCAGCGACGATTTATACGAAATGCTTAAAATATCCATTCTCTATTCGCAAAAAACAGACGGACTTTTCGACATTACCGTAAAACCGCTAAAGGATTTTTGGAACATTGCAGGCGACGGCGATTTTTTGCCCGACCCCGAAGACCCGTTAATTGCAGATACTCTCGCAAAAATTTTGCAAAGAGTAGATTATCGAAATATTTCGCTTTTAGATAATCCCAAACGAGCGGTTTTGGCAAACACAAAAACGCAGATTGACTTAGGCGCGATTGCCAAGGGTTTTGCGATAGGCAGATTGGCGGACATTCTCAAGAATTACGGTTTTTCTAATTTCATAATAAATATCGGCGGCGATATTTTTGTATCGGGAAATAAAGAGCGAGGCAAGCCGATAGTAGTAGGAGTTCGCCATCCGCGCCAAAGAAGCGATTTATTGAAAATATTCAGCGTTGGCGGCGAAAACAGGCAATCGGCGGCAATATTTACAAGCGGCGACTACGAGCGGTATCGCGTAGCGCCGTCGGGTGCAAGAGTGCATCATATTTTTGACCCGCAAACGGGCTTTCCCGCAACTGCAAATGTTTCTCTTACAATAATAGGGGATTGCCCTGTCATTGCAGATATACTTTCAACCGCGTTTTTTTCGCTTTCGGCAGATGAAATTCGCAAAAGAATAAAAGATTTCGATGGTTATGGATTTATTCTGGTGGATAAAAACGGAGAGGTGGAAGAATAG
- a CDS encoding trimeric intracellular cation channel family protein, whose product MDIFLKILDIMGTAAFAVSGAVLGVRHKLDMLGVAVLAIATGTAGGIIRDVLIGKTPPVAFQNEMYLLICILCAAIVLLKTEGIARRSEKKWSVVQIFDAIGLGIFAAIGAQRAISADFGTVGIIMMGMITACGGGMVRDVLVRDIPFVLCREVYATAAMVGVIFMLLAREFGFGEHVQVMTTVIIASGMRFWAMAKNVNLPQKIG is encoded by the coding sequence ATGGATATTTTCCTAAAAATTTTGGACATTATGGGAACAGCGGCGTTTGCCGTTTCGGGAGCGGTGCTTGGAGTTCGCCATAAATTAGATATGCTTGGCGTTGCGGTTTTGGCGATTGCCACGGGAACAGCGGGCGGCATAATCAGAGACGTCCTTATAGGAAAAACGCCGCCTGTCGCCTTTCAAAACGAAATGTATTTGCTTATTTGTATTCTTTGCGCGGCTATAGTCCTCTTAAAAACAGAGGGGATTGCCCGCCGCTCCGAAAAAAAATGGAGCGTCGTCCAAATTTTTGACGCGATAGGTCTTGGAATTTTTGCGGCAATCGGTGCGCAAAGAGCAATATCCGCGGATTTCGGCACGGTTGGAATTATTATGATGGGAATGATAACCGCTTGCGGCGGCGGTATGGTGCGCGACGTTTTGGTGCGCGATATTCCTTTTGTCCTTTGCCGAGAAGTTTATGCCACAGCCGCTATGGTAGGCGTAATTTTTATGCTTTTGGCTCGCGAATTCGGCTTTGGAGAACACGTCCAAGTAATGACCACGGTTATTATCGCAAGCGGAATGCGCTTCTGGGCAATGGCAAAAAACGTAAATTTACCTCAAAAAATCGGCTAA